The Flavobacterium sp. HJ-32-4 genome contains a region encoding:
- a CDS encoding response regulator transcription factor → MIRIAIVDDNYFLTKTIEEKLSFFDDFSVRFLAGDGAELMARLEENHNIDLILMDIEMPTMNGIEATLAVKARYPHIRILMLTVFDNDENIFNAIKAGADGYLLKEINAKQLHQGILETLNGGAAMHPSIAFKTLKLLRDPVDFGTTETQEEIKLSQREIEVLEQLSKGLNYLSIADNLILSPSTVRKHIENIYTKLQVHNKLEAVEKARNNKII, encoded by the coding sequence ATGATACGCATCGCCATCGTCGACGACAATTATTTCCTGACCAAAACCATCGAAGAGAAGCTGTCATTTTTCGATGACTTCTCCGTCCGGTTTTTAGCCGGGGACGGCGCTGAACTGATGGCGCGTCTGGAAGAGAACCACAACATCGACCTGATCCTGATGGACATCGAAATGCCGACCATGAACGGTATCGAGGCCACGCTGGCGGTCAAGGCGCGTTATCCGCACATCCGGATCCTGATGCTGACCGTCTTCGATAACGATGAGAACATCTTCAACGCTATCAAAGCGGGGGCCGATGGCTATCTGTTGAAGGAAATCAATGCCAAGCAATTGCACCAGGGTATACTCGAGACATTGAACGGTGGCGCGGCCATGCATCCGTCGATTGCTTTCAAGACCTTAAAACTGCTGCGAGACCCGGTCGACTTCGGCACAACCGAAACCCAGGAGGAAATCAAATTGTCGCAACGGGAGATAGAAGTGTTGGAGCAACTCAGCAAAGGCCTCAACTACCTCAGCATCGCCGACAACCTCATATTGTCGCCGAGCACCGTACGCAAGCACATCGAGAACATCTACACCAAGCTGCAGGTACACAACAAACTTGAAGCGGTCGAAAAAGCGCGTAACAATAAGATTATTTAA
- a CDS encoding SUMF1/EgtB/PvdO family nonheme iron enzyme: protein MKTNQLLSRLCLWFVLLASGAASANNLVISSTQVTGNQITFDISWDNSWYTNIAPANFDAVWVFVKYQDCNTRLWAHAGLSTTSSDHTAGSPLTVDAVSDGKGVFIHRLALGGGNIATTSVTLTMTIPAGTYNFKVFGIEMVNVPQGGFEVGDATSASSYNAVSITAAHENNGITAAALGGTSSNVPAAYPVGYNSFYIMKYEISQIQYVEFLNALTYDQQKTRTTYDPISAAGTTAMYSSRAFRNGIIVATPGNNNILPAVYACDYTTGVENNIDDAQNNAMNFMSWADLTAYLDWAALRPMTELEYEKACRGTMARLAGEYPWGSTTIALIHAQLGGLVNDFQPNENYNSPTNGACMYGVGNSGLGQYGPLRTGLLATNSSGRASSGAGFYGAMELGGNVWERVVNTGATGVTFTGNLGDGELAVNGEANQTSWPPITAIGAGFRGGSYNDPATSVRTSDRGSATSIGDQRFQSYGGRGVR from the coding sequence ATGAAAACCAACCAATTACTCTCTAGACTATGCCTGTGGTTCGTGTTGCTTGCCTCCGGTGCGGCTTCGGCCAATAATCTCGTAATCAGTAGCACACAGGTCACCGGTAACCAGATTACCTTCGATATCAGCTGGGACAACAGCTGGTATACCAACATCGCCCCGGCTAACTTCGACGCCGTTTGGGTATTCGTAAAGTACCAGGATTGTAACACCCGTCTTTGGGCCCACGCCGGCCTGAGCACCACCTCTTCCGACCACACCGCCGGTTCGCCGTTGACCGTCGATGCCGTTTCAGACGGGAAAGGCGTCTTTATCCATCGTTTAGCGCTCGGGGGTGGAAACATCGCAACGACCAGTGTAACACTCACCATGACCATTCCCGCCGGCACCTACAATTTTAAGGTATTCGGCATCGAAATGGTCAACGTGCCGCAGGGCGGATTTGAAGTGGGTGATGCTACGAGTGCGTCAAGCTATAACGCTGTCTCTATCACCGCTGCACATGAAAACAACGGTATCACGGCCGCTGCTTTGGGTGGAACATCTTCGAATGTACCGGCTGCCTATCCGGTGGGATACAATTCCTTTTACATCATGAAGTATGAGATCAGCCAGATCCAGTATGTCGAGTTCCTGAACGCGTTGACCTATGACCAACAGAAAACCCGTACGACCTATGACCCTATTTCTGCGGCGGGTACGACCGCGATGTACAGCAGCCGCGCCTTCCGCAACGGTATTATCGTCGCTACCCCGGGCAACAACAATATCCTGCCTGCGGTGTATGCCTGCGACTACACCACCGGCGTCGAGAACAATATCGATGACGCGCAGAACAATGCGATGAATTTCATGAGTTGGGCTGACCTTACGGCCTATCTCGACTGGGCGGCCCTTCGCCCGATGACCGAACTCGAATACGAAAAGGCCTGTCGGGGCACGATGGCGCGCCTCGCGGGCGAATATCCGTGGGGTTCTACGACCATCGCGTTGATCCACGCGCAATTAGGTGGCCTGGTCAACGATTTCCAGCCAAATGAAAACTACAATTCCCCTACGAATGGCGCTTGTATGTATGGCGTCGGAAACTCCGGTCTCGGACAATACGGCCCGCTGCGAACCGGCCTGTTAGCCACTAACAGCTCGGGCCGTGCCTCTTCGGGTGCTGGCTTCTACGGCGCGATGGAACTTGGCGGGAACGTATGGGAGCGGGTCGTCAATACCGGCGCTACTGGCGTAACCTTCACCGGTAATCTGGGCGACGGAGAGCTGGCAGTTAACGGTGAGGCCAACCAAACCTCCTGGCCGCCCATTACGGCTATAGGTGCCGGCTTCCGGGGCGGAAGTTACAACGATCCGGCTACCTCCGTCCGCACCTCTGACCGCGGATCAGCCACTTCAATCGGCGACCAGCGCTTTCAGTCGTATGGTGGAAGGGGAGTACGTTAA